One segment of Dolichospermum sp. DET69 DNA contains the following:
- the hflX gene encoding GTPase HflX — METIFGNVQGLKSSQLKQLQRLYHQRISGDCITTTEFAQRLAAISTEINQPVCTYINRRGQVIRVGVGNPRQTQIPPLELPRYGAERLSGIRCLSTNLKSEPPHESALTAMALQRLDVLVVLNITGGGFTKRGGGSTGYVKEAYLAHLVANNRQLVATQSSGISIPEAGIYSHISPPLSLDALADQDFLDLVAGLEEEFSREYIAQAVDDDHDRVLLVGVLTENTNQQQFQDIMVELSRLVDTAGGVVLQILQQKRSRIHPQTVIGEGKVQEVALTAQTLGANLVVFDRDLSPSQVRNLEAQIGVRVVDRTEVILDIFAQRAQSGAGKLQVELAQLGYLLPRLTGRGQSMSRLGGGIGTRGPGETKLETERRGIQKRISRLQHEVNQLQAHRCRLRQRRQHQEVPSVALVGYTNAGKSTLLNALTNSEVYTADQLFATLDPTTRRLTLPHAETGAPQETLMTDTVGFIHELPASLMDAFRATLEEVTEADALLHLVDLSHPAWLSHIRSVRDILAQMPITPGPALVAFNKIDQVNSETLALAREEFPLAVFISASQRLGLETLRQRLSLLIQYAVGDD; from the coding sequence ATAGAGACTATCTTTGGCAATGTTCAAGGTTTAAAGTCCAGTCAGCTAAAACAACTCCAGCGACTGTACCACCAACGCATATCGGGTGATTGCATTACTACAACTGAGTTTGCTCAACGTCTGGCAGCAATTAGTACGGAAATTAATCAGCCTGTTTGTACTTACATTAACCGTCGCGGACAAGTGATTCGGGTAGGTGTAGGTAATCCGCGTCAAACTCAAATTCCGCCTCTAGAACTGCCTCGTTATGGTGCAGAACGTCTGAGCGGTATTCGTTGTTTATCCACCAACCTCAAATCAGAACCACCGCATGAGTCAGCATTGACAGCGATGGCTTTACAAAGGTTGGATGTCTTAGTAGTTTTAAATATTACTGGGGGAGGATTTACCAAGCGTGGTGGTGGTTCAACTGGATACGTGAAAGAAGCTTATTTAGCGCATCTGGTAGCCAATAATAGACAGTTAGTTGCTACTCAATCCTCTGGTATTAGTATTCCAGAGGCCGGAATATATTCCCACATATCACCACCTCTGAGTTTAGATGCTTTAGCCGATCAGGATTTTCTAGACTTAGTGGCAGGTTTAGAAGAGGAATTTAGTCGGGAATATATAGCTCAAGCAGTAGATGATGATCATGATCGGGTACTACTTGTTGGGGTATTAACGGAAAATACCAATCAGCAACAATTCCAAGATATCATGGTGGAATTGAGCCGGTTAGTGGATACGGCTGGAGGTGTTGTATTACAAATATTACAACAAAAGCGATCGCGCATTCATCCCCAAACAGTTATTGGTGAAGGTAAAGTCCAAGAAGTTGCCCTAACGGCGCAAACTTTAGGCGCAAACTTGGTAGTGTTTGATCGTGATCTTTCACCTTCCCAAGTCCGCAATTTAGAGGCGCAAATTGGTGTCAGAGTCGTTGACCGCACCGAAGTAATTTTAGATATCTTTGCCCAACGCGCTCAATCTGGTGCAGGTAAATTACAGGTAGAACTAGCACAGCTAGGGTATCTGCTGCCACGACTGACTGGCAGAGGTCAATCCATGTCCAGATTAGGGGGTGGTATTGGGACAAGGGGACCGGGTGAAACCAAACTAGAAACAGAACGCCGAGGTATTCAAAAACGGATTTCTCGACTGCAACACGAAGTTAATCAATTGCAAGCGCATCGTTGCCGATTACGTCAACGCCGACAACATCAAGAAGTTCCTTCGGTGGCCTTGGTGGGTTATACCAACGCTGGTAAATCTACTTTACTTAACGCCCTCACCAATTCCGAAGTATACACGGCTGACCAACTGTTTGCCACTCTTGACCCCACAACCCGACGCTTAACACTTCCTCATGCGGAGACGGGCGCACCCCAGGAAACTCTAATGACGGATACTGTAGGTTTCATCCATGAGTTACCTGCATCTTTAATGGATGCCTTCCGGGCAACTTTGGAAGAGGTTACAGAAGCGGATGCCTTGCTGCATTTGGTAGATTTATCTCATCCTGCTTGGTTAAGTCATATTCGCTCAGTTCGGGACATACTCGCGCAAATGCCGATTACACCAGGACCGGCGTTAGTTGCTTTTAATAAAATTGATCAAGTTAATAGTGAAACACTGGCTTTGGCTAGAGAAGAGTTTCCTTTAGCAGTGTTTATTTCTGCTAGTCAGCGTTTAGGACTGGAAACTTTGCGTCAGCGTTTATCTCTATTAATTCAGTACGCTGTTGGTGATGATTAG
- a CDS encoding DUF2854 domain-containing protein, with protein MLGKISLGTLGLTIGSILTITGFVAYFADNATLNLVGFFYGFPLLLGGLALKANELKPIPFSQTTTPPILELRKQQATVTQNKIRKDITRNCYGQKAHLDIALAFLGLSPTDEERPIVKGLRETEINGAYTLILEFDSPLITFDTWQQKHEKMTKYFGPNVEVSIEQPSEDYIELTLMKQE; from the coding sequence ATGCTCGGCAAAATTTCTTTGGGAACACTTGGTCTAACAATAGGGAGTATACTGACCATCACAGGTTTTGTTGCCTACTTTGCGGATAACGCTACCCTCAATCTAGTGGGATTTTTTTATGGTTTTCCCCTGTTACTGGGAGGTTTAGCCCTGAAAGCTAATGAACTTAAACCCATACCCTTCAGCCAAACTACCACGCCACCAATCCTAGAACTCAGAAAGCAACAAGCAACCGTTACACAAAATAAAATCCGCAAGGACATCACACGCAACTGTTATGGACAAAAAGCTCATCTAGATATAGCACTTGCTTTTCTGGGTTTAAGTCCCACTGACGAAGAAAGACCAATAGTCAAAGGTTTGCGAGAAACCGAAATTAATGGAGCTTATACCTTAATTCTAGAATTTGATTCACCACTAATCACTTTTGATACTTGGCAACAAAAGCACGAAAAAATGACCAAATATTTTGGTCCCAATGTAGAAGTGAGCATTGAACAACCCAGTGAAGATTATATTGAACTGACTTTGATGAAACAAGAATAG
- the rplS gene encoding 50S ribosomal protein L19 has protein sequence MNAQEIIRSIEAEQMKSDLPDIYVGDTVKVGVKIQEGTKFRVQPYEGVVIARRNGGINETITVRKVFQGVGVERVFLLHSPLVESIKVLRRGKVRRAKLYYLRDLVGKATRIKQRFDRPL, from the coding sequence ATGAACGCGCAAGAGATTATCCGCTCAATTGAAGCGGAACAGATGAAATCTGATTTACCCGATATCTATGTCGGTGACACAGTTAAGGTAGGAGTCAAAATTCAGGAAGGCACTAAATTCCGTGTGCAACCTTACGAAGGTGTAGTTATAGCTAGACGCAATGGCGGCATTAACGAAACTATCACAGTCCGTAAAGTTTTCCAAGGTGTGGGTGTGGAACGAGTATTTTTACTCCATTCTCCTCTAGTTGAAAGCATTAAAGTATTGCGTCGTGGTAAAGTTAGACGGGCTAAACTGTACTATCTCCGCGATCTAGTTGGTAAGGCAACCCGGATTAAACAAAGATTTGACCGCCCTCTGTAA
- the nusG gene encoding transcription termination/antitermination protein NusG, with translation MTSATDEPRNSELQLEETLLTAIKETRWYAVQVASGCEKRVKTNLEQRIQTFDVADKIIQVEIPHTPTVKIRKDGKRLPSEEKVFPGYVLVRMVMSDDTWQVVRNTSHVINFVGAEQKRGSGRGRGHVKPVPLNPSEVERIFKQTMEQEPVVIIDMATGDKIVVLSGPFKDFEGEVIEVSPERSKLKALLSIFGRDTPVELEFNQVKKQS, from the coding sequence ATGACTTCTGCAACAGACGAACCGCGCAACTCCGAGTTGCAGTTAGAGGAAACACTCTTAACAGCGATAAAAGAAACACGCTGGTATGCAGTGCAAGTAGCCTCTGGCTGTGAGAAACGGGTAAAGACAAATTTAGAGCAACGAATCCAAACTTTTGATGTCGCTGACAAAATCATCCAAGTGGAAATTCCCCACACTCCAACGGTGAAAATCCGTAAGGATGGTAAACGTCTACCTTCAGAAGAAAAGGTTTTTCCTGGTTATGTGTTAGTACGAATGGTGATGAGTGATGATACATGGCAGGTGGTAAGAAACACCTCTCACGTCATTAACTTTGTGGGCGCAGAGCAAAAACGTGGAAGCGGTAGAGGCCGTGGCCACGTCAAGCCAGTTCCCCTGAATCCTTCGGAAGTTGAACGCATATTCAAGCAAACCATGGAACAAGAGCCAGTAGTCATAATTGATATGGCTACAGGTGATAAGATAGTTGTGCTTTCTGGTCCATTTAAGGATTTTGAAGGCGAGGTGATTGAAGTTTCCCCAGAACGGAGTAAACTAAAAGCTCTACTCTCAATCTTTGGACGAGATACACCAGTAGAATTGGAATTTAATCAGGTTAAAAAACAGAGCTAA
- the secE gene encoding preprotein translocase subunit SecE, which translates to MAKKNEAEMPETENGFNLNNFFQGTKEELEKVIWPSRKQLVSESAAVLLMVTLSASLIYLVDGLFAWAAKQVF; encoded by the coding sequence GTGGCCAAAAAAAATGAAGCAGAAATGCCAGAAACCGAAAATGGGTTTAACTTAAACAATTTTTTCCAAGGAACAAAGGAAGAACTTGAGAAAGTAATTTGGCCCAGTCGGAAACAGTTGGTGAGTGAATCAGCCGCTGTACTATTAATGGTTACACTCTCCGCATCTTTGATATATTTGGTCGATGGATTGTTCGCTTGGGCAGCAAAACAGGTGTTCTGA